The following coding sequences lie in one Phaeodactylum tricornutum CCAP 1055/1 chromosome 12, whole genome shotgun sequence genomic window:
- a CDS encoding predicted protein translates to MVDPDTKIHPRPRRSRRKPQSDQRFSAYLSFGFSATVCLGIFAACYALVLFGLCPLLNQASPLVTPTHRGEILQPVVHSAVESVKHHIPHLPGQMIAESVAGIVKRKIADMRKQQDVTDTSLMEKATEEFNLLRKRRDQKGARQANDESAAEPAQLAPGKRSGFLVLGMHRSGTSMLAGLMATGQGYNVGGPLIGGAFDNEKGFFELVDAVLQNDEFMQLQRIWWSSNVINYDHEKAIVAKRNGKVSFDHGEKALAFFNSPRNAPYLQKDPRMCITLKTWLPLLKSEPAVLFTYRHPLEVALSLKRREKNFTLEHGLRLWIVYNMRGVENSQQLCRVYSSNEAILADPLNEVNRISSELTSKCGIPPPPEQLTQEDVDKFVDPDLQHNKKKREADDEKKEIIAKHGTCTVRDYESSLPEGSPDYK, encoded by the coding sequence ATGGTCGATCCCGATACAAAAATACATCCGCGTCCGCGAAGAAGTCGAAGGAAGCCCCAGTCAGACCAACGCTTTTCTGCCTATTTGAGCTTTGGCTTCTCAGCCACGGTCTGTCTCGGAATTTTCGCGGCGTGCTATGCCTTGGTACTTTTCGGTCTGTGTCCACTACTAAATCAAGCGTCTCCATTAGTTACACCGACTCATCGCGGTGAAATTTTGCAGCCTGTTGTACATTCGGCTGTGGAGTCTGTTAAGCATCACATTCCCCACTTACCTGGACAGATGATTGCTGAAAGTGTGGCGGGTATAGTGAAACGAAAGATCGCAGACATGCGCAAACAACAGGATGTGACTGATACGTCCTTGATGGAAAAGGCTACAGAAGAATTTAATCTTCTTCGAAAGCGTCGAGATCAGAAAGGCGCACGCCAGGCGAATGACGAAAGTGCCGCCGAACCTGCGCAACTAGCACCCGGCAAACGATCTGGCTTTTTGGTATTGGGCATGCACCGGTCGGGTACCAGCATGCTGGCGGGTCTCATGGCGACCGGTCAAGGTTACAACGTGGGAGGTCCACTGATTGGCGGTGCGTTTGACAACGAGAAGGGGTTTTTTGAGTTAGTTGATGCAGTTCTGCAGAATGACGAATTTATGCAGCTTCAGCGAATTTGGTGGAGTTCCAATGTAATAAACTACGACCACGAAAAGGCCATTGTCGCCAAgaggaatggaaaagtttCTTTCGACCACGGCGAAAAGGCGCTGGCTTTCTTCAATAGTCCAAGGAATGCTCCATACTTGCAAAAAGACCCGCGAATGTGCATCACCCTCAAGACTTGGCTGCCCCTGCTGAAAAGTGAACCGGCTGTACTTTTTACCTACCGTCATCCTTTGGAGGTTGCTTTGTCCCTGAAAAGGCGTGAGAAAAACTTCACTTTGGAACACGGTCTTCGCCTCTGGATTGTTTACAATATGAGGGGTGTTGAGAATTCGCAACAACTTTGCCGTGTTTACAGCAGCAATGAAGCAATTCTAGCTGATCCATTGAATGAGGTGAACCGCATCTCCAGCGAGCTGACGTCTAAATGTGGCATTCCCCCACCGCCGGAACAACTCACGCAGGAAGACGTAGACAAGTTTGTGGATCCAGATTTGCaacacaacaaaaagaaacgcgaagccgacgacgagaagaaagaaataaTTGCCAAGCACGGCACCTGTACGGTGAGAGACTACGAAAGCAGTCTACCGGAAGGAAGTCCTGATTACAAA